A stretch of Ferribacterium limneticum DNA encodes these proteins:
- the lpxD gene encoding UDP-3-O-(3-hydroxymyristoyl)glucosamine N-acyltransferase yields the protein MASLGKVVLTLADIAAQLGGDVLGDSQTPVSRVAPVATAGEGEITFLANPKFRSQLSACGASAVILRPDVASEFSGPRIVTANPYAYYARVATLLNPYQSGLSGVHASAVVDSPVPGSVVIGPNVYVGKDVVLGENVVINAGCVIGDGASIGAGTLLHANVTVYFGCDIGRRCIIHSGTVIGSDGFGFAPEGLSWIKIPQIGKVVIGDDVEIGANTAIDRGALEDTVIGDGCKLDNQVHVAHNCRIGANTVLAGCVGIAGSTVFGEHCIVGGGSLISGHLNIAAGTTISGGTTVMKSILNPGVYTSVFPLDTHEEWLRNASHIRRLSKLAERVSELEKKLKEKDIEG from the coding sequence ATGGCTTCGCTAGGCAAGGTTGTGCTGACGCTTGCTGACATCGCCGCCCAATTGGGCGGCGATGTGCTTGGAGATTCGCAAACGCCGGTTTCAAGGGTTGCTCCTGTTGCTACTGCCGGAGAGGGGGAGATAACCTTCCTGGCGAATCCAAAATTCCGAAGCCAATTGAGTGCTTGCGGGGCTTCAGCCGTGATTCTGCGCCCGGATGTGGCCAGCGAATTTTCCGGTCCGCGTATCGTTACCGCTAATCCCTACGCTTACTACGCTCGGGTTGCGACGCTACTGAATCCTTATCAGAGCGGACTTAGCGGCGTTCACGCGAGTGCTGTTGTCGATTCGCCTGTTCCGGGCAGCGTCGTAATTGGCCCCAATGTTTACGTCGGTAAAGACGTTGTTTTGGGTGAAAACGTCGTGATCAACGCCGGTTGCGTGATTGGTGACGGTGCCAGCATCGGCGCAGGTACGCTTTTGCATGCCAATGTGACTGTCTATTTTGGGTGCGACATCGGGCGCCGCTGCATTATTCATTCGGGTACGGTGATCGGCTCCGATGGCTTCGGATTCGCGCCGGAAGGTCTGTCCTGGATAAAGATTCCACAGATTGGCAAGGTCGTGATTGGCGATGATGTGGAAATCGGCGCCAACACGGCGATCGATCGCGGTGCACTTGAAGACACGGTGATTGGCGATGGCTGCAAGTTGGACAATCAGGTCCATGTCGCCCACAACTGCCGCATTGGCGCAAATACGGTACTGGCTGGTTGCGTTGGTATTGCGGGTAGTACGGTTTTTGGCGAACACTGTATTGTCGGCGGTGGTAGTTTGATCTCCGGGCATTTGAATATTGCTGCAGGGACGACGATTTCCGGCGGTACGACGGTGATGAAGAGCATTCTGAATCCCGGCGTCTATACCAGCGTATTCCCGCTGGATACCCATGAAGAATGGCTGCGTAACGCGTCGCATATTCGTCGTCTTTCGAAGTTGGCAGAGCGTGTTTCCGAGCTAGAGAAAAAACTTAAAGAAAAAGATATAGAAGGTTGA
- a CDS encoding OmpH family outer membrane protein, with amino-acid sequence MSALFVTGACAAELKVGYVNTQRIFRDAPAAQKAAKKLEGEFAKRDQDLQRMAKQLQGLQENLEKNSVTMAESERRTKEKEFGELSREFQRRQREFREDLNLRQNEENAAVIEKANKAIKQIAEAEKFDLILQDVVWVSPRLDVTERVIKALSEAK; translated from the coding sequence ATGTCCGCCTTGTTCGTGACCGGTGCTTGTGCCGCCGAATTGAAGGTTGGCTATGTGAATACGCAGCGTATTTTCCGTGATGCGCCGGCTGCACAGAAAGCTGCCAAGAAACTCGAGGGCGAATTTGCCAAGCGGGACCAGGATCTACAGCGCATGGCCAAGCAGTTACAGGGCTTGCAGGAGAACCTGGAAAAAAATTCGGTGACCATGGCTGAAAGTGAACGTCGCACGAAGGAAAAGGAATTTGGCGAACTTTCCCGCGAATTCCAGCGCCGTCAGCGTGAGTTCCGCGAAGATCTCAACCTTCGTCAGAATGAAGAAAATGCCGCAGTGATCGAGAAGGCCAACAAGGCAATCAAGCAGATTGCCGAGGCCGAGAAGTTCGATTTGATCCTGCAGGATGTAGTTTGGGTGAGCCCGCGTCTGGATGTGACCGAACGTGTAATCAAGGCGCTGTCGGAAGCCAAGTAA
- the bamA gene encoding outer membrane protein assembly factor BamA — MKKSLLSILIAGMFATPALAFEPFAVKDIRVEGIQRTEAGTVFGYLPVKVGETLTDEKAAQSIKALFATGFFKDVRIEVEKDVMVVVVQERPAVATINFVGLKEFDKDVIIKALKETGIAEGRIFDRALLEKAEQELKRQYLTRGKYAANITTTVTPLERNRVGVNFNIEEGSAAKIKQINIVGAKSFREKDLLAQFELTTPSLITWYTKNDQYSRQKLSADLEKLKSFYMNQGYLEFAVESTQVSISPDKQDVYITANINEGDRYQVSSVKMAGDFSMSEDELKKLVTIKPGDVFSRDKLNATTKAISDRLGKEGYAFANVNAAPEIDKEKRHVAFTIFVDPGKRVYVRRLNITGNTKTRDEVVRREMRQMEGGWYDADKVTASKQRVDKLGFFSEVAVETPAVAGTSDQLDVNVNVTEKPTGNLMLGVGTSSTDKVILSGSIAQNNFMGSGNNVAIQVNSAKTYRTYVFSYTNPYFTQDGVSQGFDVYHRTVNTTSTTLAYYSSSSTGGGIRFGFPIGEKESIGLGLGLDSTSITTYTETPSYYKDFVNKFGETNISVPLTLSWASDGKDSYFFPTKGTFQKASLEVALPGGDLTYYRASYQLQHFVPLNSKFTLMLNGEYGMANGYGTSGLPFFKNYYAGGVTSVRGYKASSLGPVYTDPSTNTQYRLGGNRRVIGNAELLWSLPGMDKSFRMGWFFDVGQVFGSDEKLDMADLRYSSGLSAAWISPIGPLKFSFGRPLNKKESDKSEVFQFQLGTTF, encoded by the coding sequence ATGAAAAAATCCCTGTTGTCCATTCTGATTGCCGGCATGTTTGCCACGCCTGCCTTGGCATTCGAACCTTTTGCAGTCAAGGACATTCGGGTTGAGGGTATTCAGCGCACCGAAGCGGGTACGGTTTTCGGGTATCTGCCCGTCAAGGTCGGTGAGACTTTGACCGACGAAAAGGCTGCGCAATCGATCAAGGCACTGTTTGCGACCGGATTCTTCAAAGATGTCCGGATTGAGGTCGAAAAAGATGTGATGGTCGTTGTCGTCCAGGAGCGCCCGGCTGTTGCGACGATTAATTTTGTCGGTCTCAAGGAGTTCGACAAGGATGTCATCATCAAGGCGCTCAAGGAAACAGGGATCGCCGAAGGTCGTATTTTCGATCGCGCCTTGCTGGAAAAGGCCGAGCAGGAACTCAAGCGCCAATATCTGACGCGTGGCAAATACGCTGCCAATATCACCACGACAGTCACGCCGCTTGAGCGTAACCGCGTTGGAGTCAATTTCAATATCGAAGAGGGATCTGCTGCCAAAATCAAGCAGATCAATATTGTCGGTGCCAAGTCCTTCAGGGAGAAGGATTTGCTCGCCCAGTTCGAATTGACGACCCCGAGTTTGATTACCTGGTATACGAAAAATGACCAGTATTCCCGGCAGAAATTGTCGGCTGATCTTGAAAAACTGAAGTCTTTTTACATGAATCAGGGCTATCTGGAATTTGCAGTCGAATCGACGCAGGTTTCCATTTCTCCTGACAAGCAGGACGTTTATATCACTGCCAACATCAACGAAGGGGATCGCTACCAGGTCTCCTCGGTCAAGATGGCCGGTGATTTTTCGATGTCTGAAGATGAGTTGAAAAAACTCGTCACGATCAAGCCCGGTGATGTATTTTCGCGGGACAAGCTGAACGCGACGACCAAGGCGATCAGCGATCGCCTCGGCAAGGAAGGTTATGCCTTTGCCAACGTTAACGCTGCACCGGAAATCGATAAGGAAAAGCGCCATGTCGCTTTCACGATCTTTGTCGACCCGGGCAAGCGAGTCTATGTTCGCCGCCTGAATATCACCGGCAATACCAAAACTCGGGATGAAGTGGTTCGTCGCGAAATGCGTCAGATGGAAGGCGGCTGGTACGATGCCGACAAAGTCACCGCATCCAAGCAGCGAGTTGATAAGCTGGGTTTCTTCTCGGAAGTGGCGGTTGAAACCCCTGCCGTCGCCGGAACTTCCGATCAGTTGGATGTCAACGTCAACGTTACCGAAAAACCGACCGGCAACCTGATGCTGGGCGTGGGTACCTCCAGCACCGACAAGGTCATCCTCTCGGGTTCCATCGCGCAAAACAATTTCATGGGTAGCGGCAACAACGTCGCCATCCAGGTCAATTCTGCCAAGACGTACAGAACCTACGTATTCTCCTATACCAACCCATACTTCACGCAGGATGGGGTGAGTCAGGGCTTTGACGTCTATCACCGGACCGTCAATACGACGTCAACGACGCTTGCTTATTATTCGTCATCATCGACCGGTGGCGGTATCCGCTTTGGTTTCCCGATTGGGGAAAAAGAGTCCATCGGTCTTGGCCTGGGGCTTGATTCAACCAGCATTACCACCTACACAGAAACGCCGTCTTACTACAAGGATTTTGTAAATAAGTTTGGCGAGACCAACATTTCGGTTCCGCTTACCCTGAGTTGGGCCAGCGATGGAAAAGACAGTTATTTCTTTCCGACCAAGGGAACATTCCAGAAAGCTTCTTTGGAAGTCGCTTTGCCTGGTGGCGATTTGACCTATTATCGGGCCAGCTACCAACTTCAGCATTTTGTACCGCTGAACTCGAAATTTACCTTGATGCTGAACGGTGAATACGGGATGGCCAATGGTTATGGTACTTCCGGGCTTCCGTTCTTCAAGAATTACTATGCCGGTGGTGTAACCTCTGTACGCGGCTATAAGGCCTCGTCCTTGGGGCCGGTCTATACAGATCCTTCCACGAATACGCAGTATCGCCTGGGTGGAAATCGCCGCGTGATTGGTAATGCCGAGTTGCTGTGGAGTCTGCCGGGAATGGATAAGTCCTTCCGTATGGGTTGGTTCTTTGATGTGGGCCAAGTCTTTGGCAGCGATGAAAAGTTGGATATGGCTGATCTGCGCTATTCATCAGGTCTTTCTGCAGCCTGGATTTCACCAATCGGGCCGCTAAAGTTCAGTTTTGGTCGGCCTTTGAACAAGAAAGAAAGCGATAAGTCCGAAGTGTTCCAGTTCCAGTTGGGCACCACGTTTTAA
- the rseP gene encoding RIP metalloprotease RseP: MNDLPFYLAAFAVVLGVLIVVHELGHYLAARWCGVKVLRFSVGFGRILCKKELGEDRTEWALSVFPLGGYVKMLDEREGDVAASEAHRAFNRQGVGKRSIIVAAGPLANFALAILLYWAIFMHGSEELLPLLGTPPDGSPAAMATIKNGEQVRHVDGEPVATWNDLRWLLLQKAVDRESVELEVVNERREIASHRLYLAAAGEQGWEGDALERLGIRFYRPDMPPVIGKVVAGGPGAKAGLQSGDRVLAIDGQPVARWMEFVAKVRDSAGRSLRLDLERVSGNVSVDVIPEAASERGRNVGKIGVAVAENPDSRREVRSFVSYGFFEAGRRALVETWDKSAFSLVMMGKMLTGEVSWKNLSGPVTIADYAGQSARLGLDYYLKFMALVSISLGVLNLLPIPVLDGGHLLYHMIEVVRRRPLSERAMEIGQQIGMSILISLMAFAFFNDLTRLFNG; encoded by the coding sequence GTGAACGATCTGCCGTTTTATCTCGCTGCTTTTGCGGTGGTCCTCGGCGTCCTGATTGTTGTCCATGAACTGGGCCACTATCTGGCGGCGCGCTGGTGCGGTGTCAAGGTTTTGCGTTTTTCTGTGGGCTTTGGTCGCATCCTGTGTAAAAAAGAACTGGGTGAAGATCGCACAGAGTGGGCGTTGAGCGTTTTTCCGCTGGGTGGCTATGTCAAGATGCTTGATGAACGCGAGGGCGACGTGGCGGCCAGTGAGGCTCATCGCGCCTTCAATCGGCAAGGGGTCGGGAAGCGCAGCATTATCGTTGCGGCGGGACCCTTGGCCAATTTTGCTTTGGCGATACTTCTCTATTGGGCGATCTTCATGCATGGCAGCGAGGAATTGCTGCCGTTGCTCGGGACGCCGCCGGATGGTTCTCCGGCAGCGATGGCTACTATCAAGAACGGTGAGCAGGTTCGCCACGTTGATGGGGAGCCGGTCGCAACCTGGAACGACCTGCGCTGGTTGTTGCTACAGAAGGCAGTCGATCGGGAAAGTGTCGAACTGGAGGTGGTCAACGAGCGGCGTGAAATTGCTTCGCATCGCCTCTATCTTGCCGCTGCCGGAGAGCAGGGCTGGGAAGGCGATGCGCTGGAAAGGCTGGGTATCCGTTTTTATCGCCCAGATATGCCGCCGGTGATCGGTAAGGTTGTGGCTGGTGGTCCGGGTGCCAAGGCGGGTTTGCAATCGGGAGACCGGGTGCTGGCGATCGATGGCCAGCCGGTCGCGCGGTGGATGGAATTTGTTGCGAAGGTGCGGGATTCAGCTGGGCGCTCGCTCAGGCTTGATCTTGAACGTGTCAGTGGCAATGTGTCTGTCGATGTAATTCCGGAAGCGGCTTCCGAGCGGGGACGTAACGTCGGCAAAATCGGGGTGGCTGTTGCTGAAAATCCCGATTCCAGACGGGAGGTACGATCCTTTGTCAGTTACGGGTTTTTCGAGGCTGGCCGTCGGGCACTGGTCGAGACTTGGGATAAGTCGGCGTTCAGCCTGGTTATGATGGGCAAGATGCTCACTGGCGAGGTGTCGTGGAAAAATCTGTCAGGGCCGGTAACGATTGCCGACTATGCCGGGCAGTCAGCCCGACTCGGGCTGGACTATTACCTCAAGTTCATGGCGCTGGTCAGTATCAGTCTAGGTGTCCTGAATCTGCTGCCCATCCCGGTGCTGGACGGTGGGCATTTGTTGTATCATATGATTGAAGTCGTCAGGCGCAGGCCGCTTTCAGAGCGGGCCATGGAGATTGGACAGCAGATTGGTATGTCTATTCTCATCTCCTTGATGGCTTTCGCCTTTTTTAATGACCTGACCCGCCTGTTTAACGGCTGA
- the ispC gene encoding 1-deoxy-D-xylulose-5-phosphate reductoisomerase, whose amino-acid sequence MSLTLQNITVLGATGSIGVSTLDVIRRHPDRYRAFALCAHSQVDKLFEQCVEFHPRFAVLRDAPLAEKLAERCRSAGLETEVRHGVEALIELSSLPEVDAVMAAIVGAAGLEPTLAAARAGKKVMLANKEVLVMAGELFMHAVREHGATLLPVDSEHNAIFQSLPADFARGLGSCGVQKILLTASGGPFRNSPLADLANVTPEQACAHPNWVMGRKISVDSATMMNKGLEVIEAHWLFAAPPEMIQVVVHPQSVIHSAVQYADGSVLAQLGNPDMRTPIAYAMAWPERIAAGVEPLDLFKIARLDFSAPDFERFRCLQLAYDVLHEGGTAPAILNAANEIAVAAFLGGRLPFLGIPVLNEAVLQAMPTGPEGSLADVLAADAEARHLASQLIREQRFA is encoded by the coding sequence GTGAGTTTGACGTTGCAAAATATCACTGTCCTGGGCGCTACCGGATCGATCGGCGTCAGTACGCTGGATGTGATTCGCCGTCATCCTGATCGCTATCGCGCTTTTGCCCTTTGTGCGCATTCCCAGGTCGACAAGTTGTTTGAGCAGTGCGTTGAATTCCACCCGCGCTTTGCCGTGTTGCGCGATGCCCCTTTGGCCGAAAAGCTGGCTGAGCGCTGTCGCTCCGCCGGGCTGGAGACAGAGGTCCGGCATGGCGTCGAGGCCCTGATTGAATTGTCGTCGTTGCCCGAGGTTGATGCGGTGATGGCTGCCATCGTTGGTGCGGCCGGTCTCGAACCGACCCTGGCCGCAGCGCGGGCGGGCAAGAAGGTCATGCTGGCTAACAAGGAAGTTCTGGTCATGGCCGGTGAGTTGTTCATGCATGCGGTGCGTGAGCATGGCGCGACCTTGCTACCGGTCGACAGTGAACACAACGCCATTTTCCAGTCGCTGCCAGCTGATTTTGCGCGCGGGCTTGGGTCTTGTGGTGTACAAAAGATATTGCTGACGGCCTCAGGTGGACCTTTCCGTAACTCGCCGCTGGCCGATCTGGCCAATGTCACGCCGGAGCAGGCCTGCGCCCACCCAAACTGGGTCATGGGGCGCAAGATTTCAGTCGACTCGGCAACGATGATGAACAAGGGGCTGGAGGTCATCGAGGCACACTGGCTTTTCGCTGCGCCGCCCGAAATGATTCAGGTCGTCGTGCATCCGCAGAGCGTGATACATTCGGCGGTGCAGTATGCAGATGGTTCGGTGCTGGCTCAGTTGGGCAATCCCGATATGCGGACCCCGATTGCCTATGCGATGGCCTGGCCTGAGCGAATTGCCGCAGGTGTCGAGCCACTCGACCTCTTCAAGATTGCCCGCCTCGATTTTTCTGCACCTGACTTCGAGCGTTTCCGCTGTCTGCAACTGGCTTACGATGTTTTGCACGAGGGCGGTACGGCGCCGGCCATTCTCAATGCAGCCAACGAAATCGCAGTCGCCGCCTTCCTTGGCGGTCGACTGCCGTTCCTTGGAATTCCCGTGCTTAACGAAGCTGTTTTGCAGGCGATGCCGACCGGTCCCGAGGGGAGCCTGGCCGATGTTCTGGCTGCCGATGCCGAAGCTCGCCATCTGGCCAGCCAATTGATCCGGGAACAGCGTTTCGCGTGA
- a CDS encoding phosphatidate cytidylyltransferase, whose amino-acid sequence MLKTRVITALVLIALLLPSLFYSSQATWALLVAGFIGIAAWEWGALLGWLAISRVILGVSTALLCASLSAVDPNVIGAGEIFAPANPWALLAYGISAVFWCLVMPFWLKNKWSLQGFGGVLVGAVVLLPTWLAMVQLRGLGAGALLGILAVVWMADIAAYFSGKAFGKHKLAPSISPGKTREGAIGACVGVVIYGTVVRLVFGLDTMPWAMWIAALVGVTAISIIGDLYESLLKRKAGIKDSSNILPGHGGVLDRIDSLTSTLPVVALVWLLLAYR is encoded by the coding sequence ATGCTTAAAACGCGCGTCATCACGGCGCTCGTTCTGATAGCTTTGCTGCTGCCCAGCCTGTTCTATTCGTCGCAGGCGACTTGGGCGCTGCTGGTTGCCGGCTTCATCGGGATCGCTGCCTGGGAGTGGGGGGCGTTGCTCGGTTGGTTGGCAATTTCTCGCGTGATTCTTGGTGTGTCGACCGCATTGCTCTGCGCTTCGCTCTCTGCCGTTGATCCGAACGTGATTGGTGCAGGTGAGATTTTTGCTCCGGCCAATCCTTGGGCACTTCTTGCCTATGGTATTTCAGCGGTCTTCTGGTGTCTGGTGATGCCATTCTGGCTGAAGAACAAGTGGTCGCTTCAGGGGTTTGGCGGCGTGCTGGTTGGTGCTGTTGTGTTGCTGCCGACCTGGCTGGCGATGGTGCAGTTGCGTGGGCTGGGTGCTGGCGCCCTGCTTGGCATTTTGGCCGTGGTCTGGATGGCCGACATTGCTGCCTATTTCTCCGGCAAGGCGTTCGGCAAGCACAAGCTGGCCCCGTCAATCAGCCCCGGAAAAACTCGCGAAGGTGCGATTGGCGCCTGTGTCGGCGTCGTTATTTATGGCACCGTTGTTCGCTTGGTGTTCGGATTGGACACGATGCCCTGGGCTATGTGGATTGCTGCCTTGGTTGGCGTGACCGCGATCAGCATCATCGGCGATCTTTACGAGTCCTTGCTCAAACGCAAGGCGGGCATCAAGGACAGCAGCAATATCCTGCCGGGGCATGGTGGCGTGCTTGATCGCATTGACAGTCTGACCTCGACTTTGCCGGTGGTAGCGCTGGTCTGGTTGCTGTTGGCTTATCGGTGA
- the uppS gene encoding polyprenyl diphosphate synthase: MAFFSSSTRQVPESAAVPKHVAVIMDGNGRWAKKRFLPRVAGHVKGVELVREMVRACLERGVQYLTLFAFSSENWRRPQEEVTLLMQLFVKALEQEVEKLDRNGVRLRVIGDLDRFEPRLQELIRQAEAKTAGNTRLDLTIAANYGGRWDIMQAANRMLAAQPEKREGWQESDLEPHLSMSFAPEPDLFIRTGGEERISNFLLWQLAYTELYFTPTLWPDFNTTEFDKAIASFQQRERRFGRTSEQLVEKTDA; this comes from the coding sequence ATGGCCTTCTTTTCAAGTTCAACGCGACAGGTTCCGGAATCGGCGGCTGTGCCCAAGCACGTCGCCGTCATCATGGATGGCAACGGTCGCTGGGCAAAAAAGCGCTTTTTGCCGCGCGTGGCTGGTCATGTCAAAGGGGTCGAGCTAGTCCGCGAGATGGTCCGTGCTTGCCTTGAGCGTGGCGTTCAGTATCTGACTCTTTTTGCCTTTTCTTCCGAGAATTGGCGCCGGCCTCAGGAAGAGGTCACCTTGCTGATGCAACTTTTTGTCAAAGCGCTCGAGCAGGAAGTCGAGAAGCTTGACCGGAATGGTGTCCGTCTGCGTGTGATCGGCGATCTTGACCGCTTCGAACCTCGTTTGCAGGAACTGATCCGGCAGGCCGAGGCCAAGACAGCCGGTAATACCCGTCTCGATCTGACCATCGCAGCCAACTATGGTGGGCGTTGGGACATCATGCAGGCCGCCAATCGGATGCTTGCCGCGCAGCCGGAAAAGCGCGAGGGCTGGCAGGAGTCCGATCTCGAACCGCATCTCTCTATGAGCTTTGCGCCAGAGCCTGATTTGTTCATTCGCACTGGCGGCGAAGAGCGGATCAGCAATTTCCTCCTTTGGCAGTTGGCCTATACCGAGCTCTATTTCACGCCGACGCTGTGGCCCGATTTCAATACAACAGAATTTGACAAGGCGATTGCCTCGTTCCAACAGCGCGAGCGTCGTTTTGGCCGGACCAGTGAGCAATTGGTGGAAAAAACCGATGCTTAA
- the frr gene encoding ribosome recycling factor: protein MIPELKKTAEAKMQKSLEALRLDLQKVRTGRAHTGLLDHVQVDYYGSMVPVNQVANVTLVDARTIGVQPWEKGMLQKVEKAIRDCDMGLNPASQGDLIRVPMPALTEERRKEMIKIVKTEGEGVKVAIRNLRRDAISHLKDALKKGEIPEDDERKAQDDVQKLTDRYIVEVDKMLATKEAELMQV, encoded by the coding sequence ATGATTCCTGAACTTAAAAAAACTGCTGAAGCAAAGATGCAGAAGTCGTTAGAAGCGCTGCGACTTGATCTCCAGAAGGTCCGTACTGGCCGTGCGCATACCGGCTTGCTGGATCACGTCCAGGTTGATTACTACGGTTCCATGGTGCCGGTGAATCAGGTCGCCAACGTGACCTTGGTCGATGCACGCACTATCGGCGTGCAGCCATGGGAAAAGGGCATGTTGCAAAAAGTTGAGAAGGCGATTCGTGATTGCGATATGGGCCTGAACCCGGCTTCGCAGGGCGATCTGATTCGTGTGCCGATGCCGGCATTGACCGAAGAGCGCCGCAAGGAAATGATCAAGATCGTCAAGACCGAAGGCGAGGGTGTCAAGGTGGCGATCCGCAATCTGCGTCGAGATGCCATTTCCCACCTGAAGGATGCGCTGAAGAAGGGTGAAATCCCGGAAGATGACGAGCGCAAGGCTCAGGACGATGTCCAGAAGCTGACTGATCGCTATATCGTAGAAGTCGACAAGATGCTCGCCACGAAAGAGGCTGAGCTGATGCAGGTTTAA
- the pyrH gene encoding UMP kinase has translation MSTPKYKRILLKLSGEALMGSDAYGINPQTIAGICGEIKAVADMGVEIGVVIGGGNIFRGMAGTATGMDRATADYMGMLATVMNAMALSDAFRQCGLNARVQSALNIEQVVEPYIRGKAIRYLEEGKIVIFGAGTGNPFFTTDTAAALRGSEIGAEIVLKATKVDGIYSADPKKDPLATRYDKISFNEAISKSLAVMDATAFALCRDQKLPINVFSIFKAGALKRVVCGEDEGTLVYC, from the coding sequence ATGTCTACGCCCAAATACAAGCGCATCCTCCTGAAACTCTCCGGCGAGGCCCTGATGGGGAGCGACGCCTATGGCATCAATCCGCAAACCATCGCGGGCATTTGCGGAGAGATCAAGGCGGTCGCCGACATGGGTGTGGAGATCGGCGTCGTGATCGGCGGTGGCAATATCTTCCGTGGCATGGCCGGTACGGCCACCGGGATGGATAGAGCCACTGCAGATTACATGGGCATGCTGGCCACGGTGATGAACGCCATGGCGCTGTCCGATGCCTTCCGTCAATGCGGCCTGAACGCCCGCGTGCAGTCGGCGCTGAATATCGAGCAGGTAGTCGAGCCGTACATTCGCGGCAAAGCTATCCGCTATCTCGAAGAAGGCAAGATCGTCATCTTCGGCGCCGGTACCGGCAATCCATTCTTCACGACCGATACTGCTGCAGCATTGCGCGGTTCGGAAATTGGCGCGGAAATCGTGCTGAAGGCGACCAAGGTCGACGGCATCTACTCGGCCGACCCCAAGAAGGATCCTTTGGCGACGCGTTATGACAAGATCAGCTTCAATGAAGCGATCTCCAAGAGTCTGGCGGTCATGGATGCGACTGCCTTCGCGCTTTGCCGCGACCAGAAATTGCCGATCAACGTATTTTCGATCTTCAAGGCGGGCGCGCTGAAGCGCGTGGTTTGTGGTGAAGATGAAGGTACGCTGGTCTATTGCTGA